A stretch of DNA from Streptomyces venezuelae:
CACGCTGATCGCGATCGCCGAGGACATGCGCCGTACGGACGCCCAGAACGCGCGGCGGCGCGCGGCCCGGGCGGTCCCGAAGGCCACCTTCGTGGTGACCACGTTCATGCTGCCGGGCACGATGATCCTGCTGATCGGCGGGTTCGTGTACGGGGCGGACATCGACTTCGGCGCGATGCTGGGAGCCCGCTGATGCCGCCCCCGACCCCGGCCCCGACCCCGATCCGCATCCTCATCGCCGACGACGACCCGGTCATCCGGGCGGGTCTGGCCGCGCTGCTGTCCCCGCACCCCGACCTCCGGGTGATCGCCCAGGCCACCAACGGCGGCGACGCGCTGGCCCTGACCCGCCGGCACCGCCCGGACGTGGTCCTGCTGGACGTCCGGCTGCCGGGCGTGGACGGCATCTCGGCCCTGCCGCACCTGGTTCAGCTGGCGGCGGTCCTGATGCTGACCTCCAGCCGGGAACCGGACGTGGTCCGCGAGACGCTGCTGCTGGGCGCGAACGGCTACTTACTGCACGGCGAGTTCACGCCGGACGACCTGACCCGCGCGGTCCGCGACGTCCACGCGGGCCGCCCGCACTTCACCCCGACGGCGGCGAGCGTGGTGCTGGCGGAGCTGCGGAGGCGGGGGTCTTCGCAGGCGCAACGAATTGTGGCACAGTCTTCGGAGCGAGTCTCCAACCACATGAATTTCGGGCTGAGTTCGAGGGAGGTGGAGGTGATGGACCTGATCGCGTCCGGAATGACAAACCAGCAGATCGCCGCCACCTGCTTCATCACCGAGAAAACGGTCAAGAACCACATCAACCGCATCTTCGCCAAGCTCCAGAGCGCGAGCCGCAGCGAGGCGATAGCCCGATGGCTGGGAACGATCCGTTCCGAGGTGGCGGGCCATGGGTAGACGGAGTACGCAGTGGGTCCGTAGATGGGTCCCAGGACCCTTTGCAAGCGCGGGTACGACTGAGTACCGTCCGCGAGTCGACAGCGGGACCGGACCGGGAGGGGACCCCCATGCGGAACCTCAAGTGGC
This window harbors:
- a CDS encoding response regulator, which encodes MPPPTPAPTPIRILIADDDPVIRAGLAALLSPHPDLRVIAQATNGGDALALTRRHRPDVVLLDVRLPGVDGISALPHLVQLAAVLMLTSSREPDVVRETLLLGANGYLLHGEFTPDDLTRAVRDVHAGRPHFTPTAASVVLAELRRRGSSQAQRIVAQSSERVSNHMNFGLSSREVEVMDLIASGMTNQQIAATCFITEKTVKNHINRIFAKLQSASRSEAIARWLGTIRSEVAGHG